TGTTGATTCGTTCTCTGTTAGCAAGTAAAGTACACAGATATATAGTAACCGGATTAAACTAATTTCGTATCTTCTATCTCATCATTGCGGATAGCCATACAAcaacaaaacaacaacaacaacaacaacaacaaagcctttagtcccaaacaagttcgggtaggctagaggtgaaacccataagatctcgctgCGGATAACCATACCAGATGATAAATTTCTAGCCACTCTAAACTCAACATTTCAGTGACAACTTCCCCAGTTTTGTGACAATTATGAAACCACGACCAACATGATCAAATACCTGTGTACTCAGACTCGGTGGAATTGTATGCCCAACATCTCAGACTCACAGGTAAACCTTTCCTGCAGGAGTTAAATCAAAACTAGACATTGGCATGATGGAAGGTCCAAATGGAGATCCACATTTCTTTATAAATGTTGCTGATATCCATCTGTAAGTGGATAATGACAATTTGAAACATGAAATTCAGTGTATAGATTGGAATTTGAAAAATTACTATGCCTACAGGAGTGCCAAGGCAGGTTATTTTGCTTCTATGTACAAGAGATTTggcaacttatgttatgttctggGAGCTTTAAGAGGCTTTTGGGGACATAGTAATCGAGATTTGAGAATAAAGGTGAGCCTTTATCTAGTTTTTGCTTCGAAGTGAGTTGCACTATACAGCTTTTTctgcccatgtaattttgaatcTCTGCAATTTGATAACACGTATAATAGGTGAATGGAGGGGAATGGAGAACAGTTGATAAAGTCACTGCTCTATGCGTAGGAAATGCCAAGTACTTTGGAGGTGGCATGAAGATTACTCCAACAGTTGATCCTTTTAGCGGTGACCTTCAGGTGCCTAAGCCAGTCAAAATTAATTTTACAATTTAGAGTAAATGACACGCTTGTAGTAATTTGTAAGGTGTTTTACAGGTTGTTATTATACAAGATTTCAAGTGGTACAGTTTTCTTCTTAAGCTACATAGGCTTTATGGAGGCACACACTTAACGGTGAATGGCGTGTCATCAATAAGGTAAACAACATCGGGTCTTGTTAAGGTTCTTGCACTTGAGGAGTGAAAAGGACATTACTATCTAAAATGATTCTGTGAACTGGGATGATGTGCCTTTTGTACAAGTTTTACCTGCATGGGAAACACACAGATACTGCAGAAAGCATATTGCTTTTTATGCTCCCAAGGAAGGTAGTTTGTCCCTTAGAATGTTTGAACATATAGGCCAACCTCCTAACACATCTTTATGTTGATCGATTACTCTAGTATTTCTCTTCATTAGTACTGCTTGCTATAATATCTTAATGTCTGGCAAAGGTCCAAGAAAAGTTTGGTGTTCTATCTGAGCCCTCTGACCGTTTATGTAGAAACTAGCCAAACACGAAATTGTTTTGAATGGAAGCGCGTGGGTAACGTGAAAATGCTTTGCTAAGCGCATTTGGTTAGTTTTCAAAACACTAGTTCGGTCAGTTGAAGTAGTAATCGTGGTTCTGAGTTCTGAAACCTTCCCGAAACACAACCAGCACAGTTTAATTCAGAATTCTTGATAGATATCTTTATCTGACCAACAATATTGCTATTGCAGAGTTCAATCAATTGAAGTGGTAGAGGTGGTGCCTAACGGCGACGTCTTTGTGCAATCTGACGGGGAGCATTTCGGTTTTCTTCCGACCAAATTCTCAGTTCTGCCTGGTGCAGTAGATTTCTTCAGCTAGATCGCTGTGCTGTTTCTTCCTGTTGGATGTTGACAGACAGAAGATGCATGATCCTTGGCCGACTTGCTCTGTTCACCTAGATCACGACGTTCTTCCTCCTGTTACGCTAGCTTAAGATGACGCGGCAATCAGGTTGCTCCACTCACTCATCTTCTGGTCTGATATGGTAGTACGGACATGAAACAAATTACTGCTGTGCAGCGGCACCCACCATGTATTTCTATGCCTGCATGCAGCATACAGTAGCCGAGTCGTCGATGTTCATAGACAAGCCGTAGAGTCACAGC
This genomic window from Aegilops tauschii subsp. strangulata cultivar AL8/78 chromosome 4, Aet v6.0, whole genome shotgun sequence contains:
- the LOC109772176 gene encoding sphingoid long-chain bases kinase 2, mitochondrial, whose translation is MASPATPRPALIRPRASRSRSQLGAVSLASDHAAATASSGRRRDFVFVVNPSGANGRTGKQWKQLLPFLHTRLADQCNICECITSGPSHAIDVTREAIKDGADAVIAVGGDGTLHEVVNGFFWKGSPVRALDRGPDHLTALGLIPLGTGSDFARTFGWSNDPRQAIDRIVRGVKSKLDIGMMEGPNGDPHFFINVADIHLSAKAGYFASMYKRFGNLCYVLGALRGFWGHSNRDLRIKVNGGEWRTVDKVTALCVGNAKYFGGGMKITPTVDPFSGDLQVVIIQDFKWYSFLLKLHRLYGGTHLTVNGVSSIRVQSIEVVEVVPNGDVFVQSDGEHFGFLPTKFSVLPGAVDFFS